Genomic window (Gammaproteobacteria bacterium):
TCGAAGTCGAACAGGCCGAGTTCGCTGGCCATCTGCGCATGGAAGACGACCTGGAGCAGGAGGTCTCCCAGCTCGTCGCGCAAGGCGACCAGATCGCCACGCCCGATGGTATCGGCGACTTCGTAGGCCTCCTCGATGGTGTACGGCACGATGCTGCGGAAGTCCTGCTCACGGTCCCAGGGGCAGCCATTCTCCAGATCACGCAACTGCGCCATGATCCCTACGAGTTTCTCGATCTTCGTCATGACGCTATGCCGAAATCAACCGCGCCAGCGTATGCAGCATGCTGGCCGTGGCGCCCCAGATCCTGTGGCCCGAGTAGGTGTACTCGAATACCGGCACTTCCAGGCCATGAACAACGCGAGTGGATTCCCGAAGGTTGATGGGGTCGAGGACATACCGCAATGGGACCTCGAAGGCCTCGGCTACCTCGCGTGCATCCGGACGCACGGCGATGTCCCCAGGCAGGAAGCCGACGACCGGGGTGACAACGAACCCGGTTACTACTGCCTGCGCCGGCAGGTAACCCGCAACCCCGACATGGGCCGGATCGATGCCCAGCTCCTCATCCATCTCGCGCAATGCGGTGGCCAGCGGGCCCGCATCGCCCGGTTCGACGCGTCCGCCCGGAAAACTGATCTGGCCGGGATGGTCGCGCAGGTGGTCGCTGCGCCTCGTCAGCAGCACTGCCAGCCCCCCGCGTCGTTCGACGAGCGGCATCAGGACCGCGGCAGGCACCAGCGGTGCCGGAAACAGAACCGCAGCCACATCAGGCGGCCATGTTGCACGTGCCTCGGACTCGGGGTCCACGGCTGCGCAGGACTGGCTCAGCCGTTGTTCGATCCTGGACCTGATCAGCAACGCAGCGCACTCAACCCTTGATGCCACCGCGGGTCAGGTCCATCGCATCGAGCAGCCTGTCGAGCTCCGCATCGTTGAGATCGGTCTGTTCACGGGCCACCTCCCGTATGGGCCGGCCCTGGGCATAGGCCTTCTTGGCGATGGCCGCACCCTTTTCGTAGCCGATGACCGGATTCATGGCCGTGACGAGGATCGGGTTGCGGTCCAGTGCTTCGCCAAGCTTGGCATCGTTGACCGTGAAGCCACTGATGGCCTTGTCGGCCAGCACGCGGCTGGCTGTTGCCAGCAGCCCGGCGCTCTGCAGCAGGTTGTAGGCGATCACCGGCAGCATGACGTTGAGCTGGAAATTGCCTGACTGGCCAGCCATGGCGATCGTCACGTCGTTGCCCATGACCTGCGCCGCCACCATGGCGACTGCCTCCGGGATCACCGGGTTGACCTTGCCGGGCATGATGCTGCTGCCAGGCTGCAGCGCGGGCAGCTGGATCTCCCCGAGGCCAGCCAGGGGCCCGCTGTTCATCCAGCGCAGGTCATTGGCAATCTTCGTCAGGGATACCGCAATGACCCGCAGCTGGCCGGACAGCTCGACCGCAGTGTCCTGGGTACTCATCGACTCGAAGTAGTTGTCCGAGGCACGGAACTGGATACCCGTCTGCTCGCTCAGCAGCACGGCCACCTTTGCTCCGAACTTCGGGTGGGCATTGATGCCGGTGCCGACGGCGGTACCGCCCTGCGCCAGCCGGCCCAGGCGCTGCAGGCACTCCGTCAGCCGGGCTCGTCCATGGCTGATCTGGCATGCCCAGCCGGACAGCTCCTGGCCGAGGCGTACGGGCATGGCGTCCATCAGGTGGGTGCGCCCGGTTTTCACGATGCCGTCAGTCTCCACGGCCTTGGCCTCGATGGCCGCCTGCAGGTGCTGGAGCGCTGGCAACAGGTCCTCGGCAACCAGCAGGGCGGCACTCACATGAATGGCCGTCGGGATGACGTCGTTGCTGCTCTGGCCCATGTTCACGTCGTCGTTCGGATGGATCGCAGCGGGACCACGCTTGCTGGCGAGGTGTGCAATGACCTCGTTGGCGTTCATGTTCGAACTGGTGCCTGAGCCCGTCTGGAACACGTCAATGGGAAACTGGGCGTCAAACTCACCCGCGGCGACGTCGAGTGCCGCCGACTGGATGGCTCGTGCCTTGACGGTGGGCAGCAGGCCGAGTTCACCATTGGCGCCGGCCGCTGCCCACTTGACGAGGCCGAGGGCACGAATGAATGCGCGTGGCATGGTGAGGCCGCTGATCGGAAAATTGTCCACGGCGCGCTGAGTCTGCGCGCCCCACAGTGCCCGCTCGGGCACCCGCAGTTCACCCATGCTGTCACGTTCGACGCGGTAGCCGTTGTCTGACATCGCCTGCTCCTGGATTGCGGATTGGTGGCCGGGTCGCAGCCATTCATGGCGGCCCAGGCCGTGCCTTGGTGTATGATTCGGGCCGAAAAGTATAGGTCCTTTTCGGCAGGCAGGCATGGACGAACAACAGGCCCTGACGGCAATTTCTCCCCTGGACGGCCGCTATGCCGCCAAGCTCGACACCTGCCGGGAGCTCTTCAGCGAACAGGGCCTGATCAAACGCCGTGTACTGACCGAAGTGCGCTGGCTGCAGTTTCTGGCCAAGCAGGCCGCCCTGGCCGATTTCCCCGAGGTGTCACCCGTCGTGCACGACTGGCTCGACCGGCTCGTGGCGGACTTCGGCTACCAGGAAGCTGGCCGGGTCAAGGCAATCGAGAAGACCACCAACCACGATGTCAAGGCGGTCGAGTACTACATCAGCGAGCGACTAGCCGAAGATCCGGAGCTGTCGCGCCTGCGCCCCTTCGTGCACTTCGCCTGCACCTCGGAGGACATCAACAACATCGCCTATGCCCTGATCCTGCGCAGCGCACGCAGCGAGCACCTGGTGCCGGCACTACGCCAGCTGGTGACAAGGCTGCGCGCGATGGCCCGGGCCACCGCTGTCCTGCCGATGCTGTCGCGCACGCATGGACAACCGGCAAGCCCGACCACGCTCGGCAAGGAGCTGGCGAACATGGCCTGGCGCCTGCAGCGGCAGCTGGCCAGTCTGGAGGGCGTCATGGTGCTGGCCAAGCTCAACGGTGCCGTGGGCAATTTCAATGCCCACGTCATTGCCTACCCGGGCATCGACTGGCCAACGCTGTCACAGCAATTCCTGCAGTCACTGGGGCTCGAGGCCAATCCGTTCACCACGCAGATCGAGCCGCACGACTGGATGGCCGAGTACTTCGACGCGCTGGCACGCATCAACACCGTCCTTATCGACGCATCACGCGACATCTGGGGCTATATCTCCATCGGCTACTTCCGGCAGCGTCCCAAGGCTCGCGAGGTCGGCTCCTCGACTATGCCTCACAAGATCAACCCGATTGACTTCGAAAATGCCGAGGGAAACCTCGGTATCGCCAACGCGCTCCTGCACCATTTCGCATCCAAGCTGCCGGTTTCGAGGTGGCAGCGCGACCTCTCCGACTCGACTGTCTTGCGCAATACCGGCGTGGCCATTGCCCACAGCCTGCTGGCGTACCAGGCTTTCGGCGCCGGCCTCGAGAAGCTCGATGCCGACCCCGCACGCCTTGCCGCCGACCTGGAGGCAAACTGGGAAGTGCTGGCCGAGGCCGTGCAGACAGTGCTGCGACGCCATGGCCACGGCGATGCCTACGAACAGCTCAAGGCACTGAGTCGCGGCCGCCAGTTGCGCCCCGACGACCTGCATGCCTACATAAGCGGCCTGGGGCTGCCCCGTGCCACTCGTGACGCGCTCCTGCAGCTCACGCCGGGCACCTATACCGGAATGGCCGAGCAGCTGGTGGCCAGCCTCGACAAGACGCCCTGATTCCATCCACGCTGCCGGCCAGCGGACTGTGACGCAGTTGGCACCGGCTTCGGGAGCAGAACCGTAAACTCTGCAGGCCCAGGGCACATGTAGGCCGCACGTCCGCGGCCTCGCGTGTTGCACCAGCTTCCGACGCACTGCCGCTGGCGGACGTCGTGACCAACGGGCCAACGGTTCCATGCAAGCTGAGCGCGTCCACAATCGCCGCTGGATCCTCTCCTCGATGGAGGAAACCCGGGCTGCAGCGGTAGCGATTGCCTCCTCGGCAAAGCGCTCCCTGGCTATCCTGACCCCCGATCTGGAGCCTTGCATCTACGACCACGAGGAATTCCTCGACGTCGCCAAGCGCCTGGTGCTGGCAAAGCGGTATGCAAGAATCCGCGTCCTGGTGACCGACCCGGCGCGGGCCATCCGCAACAACAACCGCTTCGTCGGCGTCGCGCGGCGCCTCAATACCTACATCGACTTGCGCAATGTCCATGCGGATTTTCTCGGGCACCGGGAAGCGCTGCTCATCGCCGACGACAGCGCCCTGCTGTATCGGATCGATTCGTCGCGCTGGGAGGGCATGGCAGACAGCCACGACCCGGCGGTCACGCGGCGCTATCTGGATCTGTTCGACTCCATGTGGAACCTGTCGGAGCCGGGGCCCGAGTTCCGCGAAGTGCGGGTCTGAACCACCGCCAGGCCGGGCCCTGACGCCATCCTCCGCGACGGTCGCGATCGGCGCGTCTACAATGTGCACGTGGCCAGGCGGGAGATCATCGTAGTCGGCATTTCAGGCGGCGTGGATTCCGCGGTTGCCGCCCTTCGCCTTTTGCAGTCCGGATTCGATGTGCAGGGCCTGCACATGACGAACTGGGAGGACGGCGACGCCTATTGCACGGCCGCTGACGACTTCCAGGCTGCCCGCCGGGTTTGCGCCGAAATCGGCATACCGCTGCACCGGGCAAACTTCAGCGCGGCCTACCGGGAGCAGGTGTTTGCCACCTTCCTCGCCGGGTATCAGGCGGGCAGCACGCCCAATCCCGATGTGCTGTGCAATCGCCACATCAAGTTCGGCGTGTTCCTCGATTACGCCCGGCGCCTGGGTGCCACGCGCATCGCCACCGGCCACTACGCGCGGATCGACACCCGTGACCCGGTGCGGTTGCTCAAGGCAGCCGACCCGGGCAAGGACCAGACCTATTTCCTGCATGCCGTACCCGGAGGTGCCCTCAGGCATGCCCTGTTCCCCCTGGGGGACCTGACGAAGCGCGAGGTGCGCGCAATCGCGGCCGAAGCCGGACTGCCCAACCATCAGCGACCGGACAGTACCGGCATCTGCTTCATCGGCGAGCGGCCCTTCCGTGAGTTTCTCGGCAGTTACCTGCACGCGGCGCCCGGACCGATCGTCGACCCTGCGGGGAGGGAGCTGGGCCGACACCAGGGACTTGCCTTCTACACGCTCGGGCAGCGCTGTGGCCTCGGAATTGGCGGGCGGGCAGGCGGCGCCGGCGAGCCCTGGTACGTGGCGGCCAAGCGGCCAACCGAGGGCAGCCTCGTCGTCGTGCAGGGACGCATGCATCCGATGCTGTGGTCCGCTGAAATGACTACCGGGCGCGCGAGCTGGATCGACGCGATGCCGCCCGGATTCTCCAGTCCGGAGGGCTGGCGGGGCCATGTCCGCCTGCGACACCGGCACGAGCCCGGCGCCGCCACGGTTCGTGCCGCGGGCGATGGCTCCCTGATAGTGCATTTCGAGCAGCCACAATGGGCCATCACTCCCGGGCAGTATGCCGTTTTCTATGACGGCGATATCTGCCTGGGGGGCGCCGTGATCGCGAGTGCCGGCGTCAGGCCCGCCGCAGAGGCACGCGTCGCCTGAGAGCGACCGCTGCCGCGTTCCGTTATAATTCCGCCGCTGTTTGGCCAAGCATCCACCTGGGCTTGCGCTGCCCTGCCCGCGCCAGCCCAGAGTGGAAACCATGCGGCTTGCCTGCTGGCCTGCCGTCCTTCATGCCGACCTGAATCTGGAGAAGTCCCATGGCTGCCGCCATCGATCAGAATTCCATCCTCAACGTGGGTGGCACTGCGTACGAATACCATCGGCTCGACGCAGTCGCTGAAGGTCATGTCGCCAGGCTGCCGTTCTCGCTGAAGATCCTGCTGGAAAATCTCCTCCGGCACCGTGGGGCCGGTGATGTCCGCGAAGCAGACATCAGCGCACTGGCCAACTGGGATCCACGGGCCGAACCGCGCCACGAAATTGCTTTCACGCCGGCGCGGGTGATCCTTCAGGACTTCACCGGCGTCCCCGCTGTCGTGGATCTGGCAGCCATGCGCGAAGCCATCGTCAAGCTGGGCGGCCGTCCAGAAACCATCAATCCGCTGTCGCCGGCCGAACTGGTCATCGATCATTCAGTCCAGGTGGACCACTACGGCAGCCGTGATTCCCTTGCACAGAACATCGCCGTCGAGTTCCAGCGCAACATGGAGCGATACTCGTTCCTTCGCTGGGGACAGAATGCATTCCGGAACTTCAAGGTCGTGCCGCCCAACACCGGCATCGTTCACCAGGTCAACATCGAGCACCTGGCGCGGGTTGTTTTCGACGTCACACGCGAAGGCAGGCAACTCGCCTACCCCGATACGCTGGTGGGCACGGACTCCCACACCACCATGGTCAATGCCCTGGGTGTCCTCGGCTGGGGTGTCGGCGGCATCGAGGCCGAAGCCGCCATGCTGGGCCAGCCGGTGACCATGCTCATTCCGCAGGTACTCGGCGTCAAGCTGAGCGGCAGCCTGCGCGAGGGCACCACTGCAACAGACCTGGTCCTGACCCTCACCGAACAGTTGCGCAAGAAGGGAGTGGTGAACAAGTTCGTCGAATTCTTCGGCGATGGCCTGGGCAGCCTGCCGCTGGCCGATCGCGCCACCCTGGCCAACATGTCGCCCGAGTTCGGCAGCACCTGCGCCATCTTTCCCATCGATCGCGAGACCATCCGGTACCTGAAGCTCACGGGCCGTGATGCCCGACATGTGGCGCTGGTCGAGGCCTATGCCCGTGCCCAGGGCCTGTGGCGTGAGGATGGCCAGCCTGATGCCCTCTACACCGACGTGCTGGAACTGGACCTCGGCAGCATCGAGCCGACGCTCGCCGGTCCGCGTCGCCCGCAGGACCGGCTGCCGCTGGCGACCGTTGCCAGCGCCTATCGCCAGCAGGTGGTCGACATCGCCGGCAAGCGCGAGGGTCCCGGCAAGGCCAGCGTGACCCGCCACGGCAAATCCTTCGAGGTCGCCGATGGCGCGGTGCTCATTGCCGCCATCACCAGTTGCACCAATACCTCCAACCCATCGGTGATGGTCGCCGCGGGCCTGCTGGCGCGCAATGCCCATCGGCGTGGCCTGGCCGCCAAGCCCTGGGTGAAAACGAGCCTTGCCCCGGGCTCGCGCGTGGTTACCAATTACCTCGAGAGAGCTGGCCTGCTGCCGGACCTGGAGGCGCTGGGCTTCGACGTGGTCGGCTACGGCTGCACGACCTGCATCGGCAACTCCGGACCGCTGGACGATGACATTGCCGCCGCCGTGAAGGCCAGCCGCCTGGTCGGTTGCGCAGTGCTCTCTGGAAACCGCAATTTCGAAGGCCGGATCCATCCCCAGGTACGGATGAACTACCTCGCATCGCCACCGCTGGTGGTGGCCTATGCACTGGCCGGCTCCATGAATGTCGACCTGACCAGCGAGCCCCTTGGCACGGGTGCCGACGGCAAGCCCGTGTTCCTGCGCGACATCTGGCCGAGCCAGCACGAGATCGCCGAGACGGTCAGCGGGAGTGTCGATTCCCGCATGTTCCAGTCCAGCTACGCCGGAGTCTTCGCCGGTGACGCCAACTGGCAGAAGGTGCCGACTCCTTCCGGGGACCTTTACGCATGGGACGCCGGGTCGACCTACGTGCAGCACCCTCCGTACTTTACCGACATGTCACGCAAGCCACAGGCCGTGGGTGACATCAGGGGCGCGCGAGCACTTGCCGTGCTGGGAGACTCGGTGACGACCGACCACATCTCGCCGGCAGGCTCGATCGCCGTCGACAGCCCGGCCGGGCGATACCTGGTGGAACACGGCGTCAGGCCCACGGACTTCAATTCCTACGGCGCCCGGCGGGGCAACCACGAGGTCATGATGCGTGGCACATTCGCCAACATCCGCCTGCGAAACATGCTGGTGCCGGGCGTGGAAGGCGGTGTCACCCTGCACCTCCCCGACAATGCGCAAATGAGCATCTACGATGCGTCCATGCGCTACCAGGGCGAGGGAGTGCCGCTGGTGATCCTGGCGGGCAAGGAGTACGGCAGCGGCTCCTCCCGTGACTGGGCCGCCAAGGGCACGATGCTGCTTGGCGTGAAGGCAGTGATCGCCGAGAGCTACGAGCGCATTCATCGCTCTAACCTGATCGGCATGGGCATCCTGCCGCTGCAGTTCGTCAACGGGCAGAACGCACAGGCACTCGGACTCAGCGGCCGCGAGCGCTTCGACATCGAAGGCCTGGACGGCGGTACGGCCCAGGACGTCACCGTGACCGCAA
Coding sequences:
- a CDS encoding CoA pyrophosphatase, which gives rise to MPLVERRGGLAVLLTRRSDHLRDHPGQISFPGGRVEPGDAGPLATALREMDEELGIDPAHVGVAGYLPAQAVVTGFVVTPVVGFLPGDIAVRPDAREVAEAFEVPLRYVLDPINLRESTRVVHGLEVPVFEYTYSGHRIWGATASMLHTLARLISA
- a CDS encoding class II fumarate hydratase gives rise to the protein MSDNGYRVERDSMGELRVPERALWGAQTQRAVDNFPISGLTMPRAFIRALGLVKWAAAGANGELGLLPTVKARAIQSAALDVAAGEFDAQFPIDVFQTGSGTSSNMNANEVIAHLASKRGPAAIHPNDDVNMGQSSNDVIPTAIHVSAALLVAEDLLPALQHLQAAIEAKAVETDGIVKTGRTHLMDAMPVRLGQELSGWACQISHGRARLTECLQRLGRLAQGGTAVGTGINAHPKFGAKVAVLLSEQTGIQFRASDNYFESMSTQDTAVELSGQLRVIAVSLTKIANDLRWMNSGPLAGLGEIQLPALQPGSSIMPGKVNPVIPEAVAMVAAQVMGNDVTIAMAGQSGNFQLNVMLPVIAYNLLQSAGLLATASRVLADKAISGFTVNDAKLGEALDRNPILVTAMNPVIGYEKGAAIAKKAYAQGRPIREVAREQTDLNDAELDRLLDAMDLTRGGIKG
- the purB gene encoding adenylosuccinate lyase, with the protein product MDEQQALTAISPLDGRYAAKLDTCRELFSEQGLIKRRVLTEVRWLQFLAKQAALADFPEVSPVVHDWLDRLVADFGYQEAGRVKAIEKTTNHDVKAVEYYISERLAEDPELSRLRPFVHFACTSEDINNIAYALILRSARSEHLVPALRQLVTRLRAMARATAVLPMLSRTHGQPASPTTLGKELANMAWRLQRQLASLEGVMVLAKLNGAVGNFNAHVIAYPGIDWPTLSQQFLQSLGLEANPFTTQIEPHDWMAEYFDALARINTVLIDASRDIWGYISIGYFRQRPKAREVGSSTMPHKINPIDFENAEGNLGIANALLHHFASKLPVSRWQRDLSDSTVLRNTGVAIAHSLLAYQAFGAGLEKLDADPARLAADLEANWEVLAEAVQTVLRRHGHGDAYEQLKALSRGRQLRPDDLHAYISGLGLPRATRDALLQLTPGTYTGMAEQLVASLDKTP
- the mnmA gene encoding tRNA 2-thiouridine(34) synthase MnmA, coding for MARREIIVVGISGGVDSAVAALRLLQSGFDVQGLHMTNWEDGDAYCTAADDFQAARRVCAEIGIPLHRANFSAAYREQVFATFLAGYQAGSTPNPDVLCNRHIKFGVFLDYARRLGATRIATGHYARIDTRDPVRLLKAADPGKDQTYFLHAVPGGALRHALFPLGDLTKREVRAIAAEAGLPNHQRPDSTGICFIGERPFREFLGSYLHAAPGPIVDPAGRELGRHQGLAFYTLGQRCGLGIGGRAGGAGEPWYVAAKRPTEGSLVVVQGRMHPMLWSAEMTTGRASWIDAMPPGFSSPEGWRGHVRLRHRHEPGAATVRAAGDGSLIVHFEQPQWAITPGQYAVFYDGDICLGGAVIASAGVRPAAEARVA
- the acnA gene encoding aconitate hydratase AcnA, with protein sequence MAAAIDQNSILNVGGTAYEYHRLDAVAEGHVARLPFSLKILLENLLRHRGAGDVREADISALANWDPRAEPRHEIAFTPARVILQDFTGVPAVVDLAAMREAIVKLGGRPETINPLSPAELVIDHSVQVDHYGSRDSLAQNIAVEFQRNMERYSFLRWGQNAFRNFKVVPPNTGIVHQVNIEHLARVVFDVTREGRQLAYPDTLVGTDSHTTMVNALGVLGWGVGGIEAEAAMLGQPVTMLIPQVLGVKLSGSLREGTTATDLVLTLTEQLRKKGVVNKFVEFFGDGLGSLPLADRATLANMSPEFGSTCAIFPIDRETIRYLKLTGRDARHVALVEAYARAQGLWREDGQPDALYTDVLELDLGSIEPTLAGPRRPQDRLPLATVASAYRQQVVDIAGKREGPGKASVTRHGKSFEVADGAVLIAAITSCTNTSNPSVMVAAGLLARNAHRRGLAAKPWVKTSLAPGSRVVTNYLERAGLLPDLEALGFDVVGYGCTTCIGNSGPLDDDIAAAVKASRLVGCAVLSGNRNFEGRIHPQVRMNYLASPPLVVAYALAGSMNVDLTSEPLGTGADGKPVFLRDIWPSQHEIAETVSGSVDSRMFQSSYAGVFAGDANWQKVPTPSGDLYAWDAGSTYVQHPPYFTDMSRKPQAVGDIRGARALAVLGDSVTTDHISPAGSIAVDSPAGRYLVEHGVRPTDFNSYGARRGNHEVMMRGTFANIRLRNMLVPGVEGGVTLHLPDNAQMSIYDASMRYQGEGVPLVILAGKEYGSGSSRDWAAKGTMLLGVKAVIAESYERIHRSNLIGMGILPLQFVNGQNAQALGLSGRERFDIEGLDGGTAQDVTVTATGDDGKVTRFKAQVRIDTPKERAYYAHGGILHYVLRQIADSTPAA